The nucleotide sequence TCAATGATCGTGAACTACTACTGCAGTGAAATGACAGAGTCGAAATCATGCATCAGCGAATTCTGGAATTCTTTCGTCGAACTCTTATCTGGTTGAAAGGTCGAGAACCGCTGCTGCTGCTGGTCTGTCTGGGGTTTGCTGTTTCCACCTGGGCCTTTATCGAAATTGCCGATGAAGTACTTGAACAGGAAACGCAGGCGTTTGACAAGTGGGTCATTCGATCATTACGCAAAGCGGATGATCCGGCGACTCCGATCGGGCCGGTCTGGGTACAGGAAATGGGCCGCGACCTGACCGCGTTTGGCGGGGTGGCTGCCCTGGTGTTGTTTACGGTGATCGTGGCGGGCTATTTGTGGATCGAAAAAAAGCCGCGCGTGATTGCACTGCTGCTGGCAGCCGCCCTGGGAGGGTTGCTGCTCAGTTCCCTGCTCAAGCATTTTATCAGCCGACCGCGGCCCGATGTGGTGCCGCATCTCTCACACGTCTACACCAGCAGCTTCCCCAGCGGCCACTCCATGCTGTCGGCAGTAATTTATCTCACTCTCGGTGCACTGCTGGCATCAGTCATCCCGCGGACCATTTTGAAAGTTTATGTGATCAGCGTCGCAATCCTGCTGACGATTCTTGTGGGTTTGAGTCGAATTTATCTGGGAGTACATTACCCGACCGACGTTATCGCTGGCTGGATCGCGGGCCTCAGTTGGGCCCTGTTCTGCTGGAGCATCGCCCGCTGGCTGCAAAGCCGGAATCAGATTGAAGACGATGAGGAAGAACCTGAAACTAATTCGAAGTGACTTCAGATCTGCAAACCCTGCAAATGTCGTTCTAAAAATAATCACAAGTGAGTGAGACAACTGTTATGGTTTTCTGGAACTGGTTCAAACGCAAACCGCTGGACTTTGAAGAGGTCTTTGGTCCGCTCAGCAGCAATGCAGCTCAGCAGTTTTACGCAATACATTTTCCGGACAAAAACTCTTATAACAGCTTCGGCATCAAACTTCCCGAACCGCTGCTACTGGATCTAGAGCCTTTATTTGATCCCGTCGAATCGTTTCAGTTCTTTGGCCGCCCCTTCAAAGTCGGCAAACGCTGGATACTGGCGTATCATATGGAATACGATACGCCCACGATTATCGTGAATCAGGACTTCCAGATCCTACTGGAAGGGTTGGGATTGGATGATTCGACAGAGGAATATTTCGTGGCGGATCACTTTCTATCATTTCTCGATCTGCTGACCATCGAAGCAGACGCCGAAGAAGTTTGAGCGTGTCCAGACCTATTCATTCTGTGAATTCAATCGCATAGAGTTTCGTATTCCGCATCCGAAACTGCAGACGGATCGACTTGCCAGCCAGTTCTTTCAATTCATGACCACCGTTCCATTTCACGGGAAAGTCAACAGAATCTGCGTGAATCGCTTCACAGTCAGCTGCAGCAAAGCCGGGAATCGGGTTGCCTGCGTCATCCAGAATTGCAACTGTTGCAATTCCGGTCCCAGAGACGTCGATATTTAATTTCAATTGACAGCCTGTTATCTTCAGCGGATTCGTGGTGAGTGTACCCGGTAGATTGCCTGCATCCATGGAGGCAAAACCATCCAGACGCGATGTGGCGCAGTAGATGCCACCCCGATCGCGTTTCAGCCATTCCTTACGATTTATCAGATCACGATTCCAGACGACCGGACGACCATGCGTATGCGGCCAGCCAACAAACTACTGATGCAGCTCGCGACCTCGGCGGATCATCCCCGTGCCCATACTGACCAACTGCAGTTGAACGCCGTCTAAATAATCTGGTTGAATCCAGGCCTGCCGCTGTCTGTCCCAATGAATGCCATCGTGACTGACCGCCAGTTGCACGTCAAACGTCCCATCGTTGCCATTCAAAGCACGGTCTTTTAATTGAGCACCCCGATACAGAAAATAAGCCGCCGGGAAAGCTAAATACGCGTTCTCTGCCCACGGGTAACGGAACACATTACTGGTATAAAGTTGCACATTCTCGGGGTCACTGTCATCGGGCCGCATCACAATTGGCAGTTCACGGCTGATGGTTGCCACTTTTTTCTTGCCCCAGACATGTAGAGGAGAAACACTTTCATCATAAGGCCAGGGTACTTCGATGTCTTTGACAGCCACACGACCAATCGAACGTTTGGGATCCCAGGCCCGCAGATAGACCGCGTATTCCTGTGTTTTCGGATCCCAGCAGGCGGAAGGCTGACTGTCAGGAACGCGAGGCAGCAGACGTATGTCCGACAGTTGCCAGTGTATTCCATCGGCAGAGGAGGACAGATAGACGCCGGCCCGCGCGGGATCAGGCCAGTGCCGATTGTGCAACAGACGAAACCGCTTTTCCGCAGGCGCGTGTGAATCAAGAAACACACCGGCTTCGACCGCTTCAAACGGGAAAATGTTATTGAGATTC is from Gimesia maris and encodes:
- a CDS encoding phosphatase PAP2 family protein, with protein sequence MHQRILEFFRRTLIWLKGREPLLLLVCLGFAVSTWAFIEIADEVLEQETQAFDKWVIRSLRKADDPATPIGPVWVQEMGRDLTAFGGVAALVLFTVIVAGYLWIEKKPRVIALLLAAALGGLLLSSLLKHFISRPRPDVVPHLSHVYTSSFPSGHSMLSAVIYLTLGALLASVIPRTILKVYVISVAILLTILVGLSRIYLGVHYPTDVIAGWIAGLSWALFCWSIARWLQSRNQIEDDEEEPETNSK